In one Lysobacter alkalisoli genomic region, the following are encoded:
- a CDS encoding XrtA/PEP-CTERM system exopolysaccharide export protein, whose protein sequence is MHKIALIPAVLLALLLAACASTPGTSGARPPDEAPAAVEQYRIGVDDIVQVTVWRNPDLGITVPVRPDGKISVPLVGDVPAGGLTPDEVAADITTRLAAYVRDPQVAVILTDLRSHEYLSRVRVTGAVRQPVSIPYRQGMTVLDAVLAAGGVTEFASPSRSELYRSNGENTRRYAVKLDRILDRGDLSTNFKVAPGDVITVPERIL, encoded by the coding sequence ATGCACAAGATAGCCCTCATTCCCGCCGTCCTCCTCGCCCTGCTGCTGGCCGCCTGTGCAAGCACCCCGGGCACTTCCGGCGCGCGCCCCCCGGACGAAGCGCCGGCTGCCGTAGAGCAGTACCGGATCGGCGTCGACGACATCGTCCAGGTCACGGTGTGGCGCAACCCCGACCTCGGCATCACGGTGCCGGTGCGGCCGGACGGAAAGATCTCGGTGCCGCTCGTCGGCGACGTGCCGGCGGGGGGGCTGACCCCGGACGAAGTCGCCGCCGACATCACCACCAGGCTGGCCGCCTACGTGCGCGACCCGCAGGTCGCGGTGATCCTGACCGATCTGCGCAGCCATGAGTACCTGTCGCGGGTGCGGGTGACCGGCGCGGTCCGGCAGCCGGTCTCGATCCCCTACCGCCAGGGCATGACCGTGCTCGATGCGGTACTGGCCGCCGGCGGGGTCACCGAGTTCGCCTCGCCATCGCGGTCGGAGCTGTACCGCAGCAACGGCGAGAACACACGCAGGTATGCGGTCAAGCTCGACCGCATTCTCGATCGTGGCGACCTGAGCACCAACTTCAAGGTCGCCCCCGGCGACGTCATTACCGTACCCGAGCGCATCCTGTGA
- a CDS encoding nucleotide sugar dehydrogenase: MSAPLPQRDRIRLAVVGLGYVGLPLAVAFGRKLPTLGFDVNLIRVNELERHHDHTLEVSGKALREASRLQFSTDAGRLHECNVYIVTVPTPIDEYKRPDLRPLEAASRTVGESLSPGDVVIYESTVYPGATEEVCVPILERESGLVFNRDFYVGYSPERINPGDHEHRLETITKVTSGSTPEAADFVDELYASVITAGTHKTSSIRVAEGAKVIENIQRDVNIALVNELALLFHRLGMDTQEVLAAAGTKWNFLPFRPGLVGGHCIGVDPYYLTHKAQQVGFHTDVILAGRRINDGMGQHVAHRVVRLIQKNDTHPACCRVLVLGLAFKENCPDLRNTRVVDIVHELQDYGVGVDVHDPWVDAAQAREAYGIELVTDPAHGGYDAVILAVAHREFVSPGAPGLRAFGKPGTPLFDVKGALPKADVDGRL, from the coding sequence AGCGCCCCGCTGCCGCAACGGGACCGGATCCGTCTGGCCGTCGTTGGACTGGGATATGTCGGACTGCCGCTGGCCGTGGCCTTTGGCCGCAAACTGCCGACGCTCGGCTTCGACGTAAACCTCATCCGCGTCAACGAACTCGAGCGGCATCACGACCACACCCTGGAAGTGTCCGGGAAGGCATTGCGCGAGGCGTCGAGACTGCAGTTCAGTACCGATGCCGGGCGGCTGCACGAGTGCAACGTCTACATCGTCACCGTGCCGACCCCCATCGATGAGTACAAACGCCCCGATCTGCGCCCGCTGGAGGCAGCCAGCCGCACCGTCGGCGAATCGCTGTCGCCCGGCGACGTCGTGATCTACGAGTCCACCGTCTATCCGGGCGCGACCGAGGAAGTCTGCGTGCCTATCCTGGAACGCGAGTCGGGGCTGGTGTTCAACCGCGACTTCTACGTCGGCTACAGCCCTGAGCGGATCAATCCCGGCGACCACGAACACCGGCTGGAGACGATCACCAAGGTCACCTCCGGCTCGACCCCGGAGGCGGCCGACTTCGTCGACGAACTGTACGCCTCGGTCATCACCGCCGGCACCCACAAGACCTCGAGCATCCGCGTCGCCGAGGGAGCCAAGGTCATCGAGAACATCCAGCGCGACGTCAACATCGCCCTGGTCAATGAACTGGCATTGTTGTTCCACCGCCTCGGCATGGACACCCAGGAGGTGCTGGCCGCGGCCGGCACCAAGTGGAACTTCCTGCCGTTCCGCCCCGGGCTGGTCGGTGGGCACTGCATCGGCGTGGATCCCTACTATCTGACCCACAAGGCACAGCAGGTCGGCTTCCACACCGACGTGATCCTGGCCGGGCGTCGCATCAACGACGGCATGGGCCAGCACGTGGCGCACCGGGTGGTGCGACTGATCCAGAAAAACGACACCCACCCGGCCTGCTGCCGGGTGCTGGTACTGGGGCTGGCGTTCAAGGAGAACTGCCCCGATCTGCGCAACACCCGGGTCGTGGATATCGTGCATGAACTGCAGGACTACGGGGTCGGTGTCGACGTGCATGACCCGTGGGTGGATGCCGCGCAGGCACGCGAAGCCTACGGCATCGAACTGGTGACCGATCCCGCGCACGGGGGGTACGACGCCGTGATCCTGGCCGTTGCCCATCGCGAGTTCGTGTCCCCGGGTGCACCGGGCCTGCGCGCCTTCGGCAAGCCGGGCACGCCCCTGTTCGACGTCAAGGGCGCGCTTCCGAAAGCCGACGTGGACGGACGACTGTGA
- a CDS encoding NAD-dependent epimerase, which translates to MRILVTGAAGFIGYHVSQRLLERGDEVLGFDNVNDYYDPTLKEARLERLEQHAGFGLMRASLEDREVVERAFRVFKPERVVNLAAQAGVRYSIENPRAYIDSNIVGFINILEGCRHHSIEHLVYASSSSVYGANTRLPFAVDHDVDHPVSLYAATKKSNELMAHTYSHLYGLPTTGLRFFTVYGPWGRPDMALFLFTRNILAGKPINVFNHGHHRRDFTYIDDIVEGVVRVLDRVPAADPDYDFGHATPAASAAPYRLYNIGSDRPIELMKYIGLIEDCLGRKAECNLLPLQPGDVPEAHADVEALRRDVGYAPTTSVETGVRRFIDWYRAYYRV; encoded by the coding sequence ATGCGGATTCTGGTCACCGGTGCCGCCGGCTTCATCGGCTACCACGTTTCGCAGCGACTGCTGGAGCGCGGCGATGAGGTGCTGGGCTTCGACAACGTCAACGACTACTACGACCCGACGCTGAAGGAGGCACGGCTGGAACGGCTGGAACAACACGCCGGCTTCGGCCTGATGCGGGCATCGCTGGAGGACCGCGAAGTCGTGGAGCGGGCCTTCCGGGTGTTCAAGCCCGAGCGGGTGGTGAACCTCGCCGCACAAGCCGGCGTGCGCTATTCGATCGAGAACCCGCGCGCCTACATCGACAGCAACATCGTCGGATTCATCAACATCCTGGAAGGCTGCCGCCATCACTCGATCGAGCACCTGGTCTACGCCTCGTCGAGCTCGGTCTACGGCGCCAATACCCGGCTGCCGTTCGCCGTCGACCATGACGTCGATCACCCGGTCAGCCTGTACGCGGCAACCAAGAAATCCAACGAGCTGATGGCGCACACCTACAGCCATCTCTACGGACTTCCAACTACGGGCCTGCGCTTCTTCACCGTATACGGGCCTTGGGGACGACCCGACATGGCGCTGTTCCTGTTCACCCGCAACATCCTCGCAGGCAAGCCGATCAACGTGTTCAACCATGGCCACCACCGTCGCGACTTCACCTACATCGACGACATCGTCGAGGGCGTGGTCCGCGTGCTCGACCGTGTCCCGGCCGCGGACCCGGACTACGACTTCGGTCATGCCACCCCGGCCGCCTCGGCGGCGCCGTACCGGCTCTACAACATCGGCAGCGACCGCCCGATCGAGCTGATGAAGTACATCGGCCTGATCGAGGACTGCCTCGGCCGCAAGGCCGAATGCAACCTGCTGCCGCTGCAACCGGGCGACGTGCCCGAAGCGCATGCCGATGTCGAGGCGCTGCGTCGCGACGTCGGCTACGCCCCGACCACGTCGGTGGAGACCGGAGTGCGCCGCTTCATCGACTGGTACCGGGCGTACTACCGCGTCTGA